A region of the Desulfosoma caldarium genome:
ACACGCCTTGGTTGCCACACTACCCGCGATCCATGAAGCCCCGGTACGAGCGATTAGATAAAATTTTGGTGCAACGGGGCCTGGTTCCCAGCCGAGAAAAGGCTCGAGGGCTTATTCTGGCTGGGTGTGTGCGGGTGGATGGCCACACCGTCACTCAATGCGGGCGAAAGATTCCAGAAAACGCCGACGTTCAGGTTCATGGGCAGGACCATCCTTACGTGAGCCGAGGCGGTATCAAGTTGGCCCATGCGTTGGATCATTTCAACCTGAATGTGGCCGGTTTAGTGGTCATGGACGTGGGTGCTTCCACAGGAGGCTTTACGGACTGTCTGCTGCAACGGGGTGCCCTCAAGGTGTACGCCGTGGATGTGGGCTACGGCCAGTTGGCCTGGAAGCTGCGCCAGGATCCTCGAGTCGTCGTTTTGGAACGCTGCAACATCCGGCATCTGAACCCATCCGCCATACCGGAACCGCTGGATGGCGCCGTCGTTGATGTGTCTTTTATTTCACTGAAGCAGGTTCTTCCCAAAGTCGTGACGTTTTTGAAACCCGAATCATTTCTCGTGGCCCTCGTCAAACCTCAATTTGAAGCGGGTCGTGAACACGTGAACAAAGGCGGTGTGGTCAAGGACGCAACGGTCCATCAAGCCGTGTGCCAAGCGGTGGCTAACACCGTTGAATCCTTGGCATTCCAAATCCTCGGGATCATTCCTTCTCCGATTTTGGGGCCTAAAGGAAATCGAGAGTTTCTTCTGGCCGCAATACATTCGCCCCCAGCTCAGAGCCCTGTCGACCACACAGGCCAATTCACTGCAGATGGGCCATGAAAATTCATTTCGTCTTTGTGGGAAAAACCGTTTTTCCGGAAATGCAACGGGGTATCGACCGGTACCTGAAAAGGCTCGATCATTACGTGCGAGTGGAAGTGCATGTGGTGAGGGCCGAACGGGTCGGCCCCAAGGCCGACGAAAAGATGGTGCTGGAAAAAGAAGGGCGCCGCATCGTCAATCTGGTTTCAGGGCGCGGCGTCCTCATCGTCTGGGACGAAAAGGGCACGGCCTTGACTTCCCAAGAATACGCCCATGTCCTTCAGCGCCTGCACCATGGTGGACACGATGTGTGGATGATTCTGGGAGGGCCCTTGGGGCTATCCCATGAGGTCAAGCGAACGGCCCATCACGTGTTTTCTCTATCCGCCATGACCTTTCCTCACGACCTGGCGCGACTCATGGTGGCTGAACAAACCTATCGAGCCCTAACCATTCTTCGCGGTGAACCCTACCATAAATCGTGAAGCATCATAAGGCGCCGCAGGTCGTCCATTCAAAAACGTGCGAGCCGAAACGCCGAGGGAAACCGTCGGTTCGGCCCGCAAGGATGAATTTCAAACGGCAATGACTTCCGTCACAGACGGCACTTCCTGCCTGATGATTCTTTCCACGCCCGCCTTGAGCGTCATCTGGCTCATGGGGCACCCGTGGCAAGCTCCCGTGAGCCGAACCTTCACCACCGACCCTTCCACATCCACAAGCTCCACGTTGCCGCCGTCTCTTTGCAACATCGGGCGAATTTTGGCCAAAGCCTTTTCAACCTGATCGCGCATAAGATCTCCTTCCTTTTTTCAAGATGAGCTTCATGCCATTATTAAGACTTCCGTGCGAACAACGCAAACTCAAAAAGGGTTTAACGCCGTTTTTTGTATTGTGAATGGTTTTAAAGAGTTAGGAAAACACAGCGATTGACCTTTGTTTTTTTTTCCGCTAGGTTAAAAGACGTACGATGTCAAGGACGCCTACGAAGGTTCTCGGGAAAGGACGCGCATGAATGCTCACAGGCTGGTGCTCAAGATTTCTAAGGATGAGATACAGAACCGAGTCCGTGCCCTGGCCGCTCAAATCGCCAGCGACTATCAAGGCAAAGACCTTGTGATGGTGGGCGTCCTTAAGGGGGCTTTTATCTTCCTCGCGGATCTGATCCGCTCCCTGGATATGCCCGTGGAAGTGGATTTTATTCGCATCGCCAGCTATGGTACGTCCACGGAATCTTCCGGCGGGATCACTTTGTCCAAAGATTTGGAATGTTCCATCGACGGCCGTGACGTGCTCGTGGTGGAAGACATTGTGGATACGGGCCTGACCATGCGATGGCTCATGGGGCACCTGCAACGTCGCAACCCTCGCACGGTCAAAATCTGTGCCCTGATTGACAAGTATGAAAGGCGTGCCGTGGAAATGCCCGTGCACTACGCAGGCTTTCGCATTCCATCGGGTTTCGTCGTGGGCTACGGTTTGGATTTCGCCGAAAAATACCGGGGACTTCAAGGCATCTACGAGGTGGCGTTTGACGCCATGGTCGAGGGCAGTCATGCTGGTTAGCTGTGAATTGTGCGGAACCAAGTACCGTGTGGATCCCAAGAGGCTTCACAAGGACAAGGTTAAAGCTCGCTGTAGCCGTTGCGGACACACTTTTGTGGTTCGGCGCCCCGAAGAGCCCGAACCGGATGATTTTGACCCGTCGCTCATGGCTGAAGAGGAAACAAGGCCTTCGGAACATGAGGACGAGGAGCAGCACGACGCCGATGCGGCCATCCCTGTGACTCGGCCCGCACCACAAGTTCTTCGGCCTTTCACGCCCCGGGAACGCTCTGCGTCCAAACGCGGCATCCTCTTTGCCGTTCTCACCATTGTTCTGCTGGCCGTGGCCGCGGCGACCTATTACTTGTATTCGAAGGGTTTGATCCTTCAAGAAAAGGACAAGGTCGAACCGAGCGCCGTGACGTCGACGGGAATGCCTCAGGTCACCATTGATCCGGACATTCGCGCCTATTTTCTGGAAAACATGTCGGCAGGCCAAATCTTCGTGGTGGAAGGCAAAGCGGTCAATGAATCGGGAGGCCCGGTGAGTTTTGTCCTCGTGGAGGGCAAGCTTTACACCACGGAAAAACAACCGGCTCAAATCCAGAAAGCCTATTGCGGCAACATCATGTCCCGGGAAGAACTCATGCGCCTGGACATGACACAGATTCAAAATGTCATGATGAATCGAGAAGGCAAAGATTTAAGCAACGTTCATATTCCGTCCATGGGCAAGGTGCCTTTCATGATTGTTTTTTATAACTTGCCCGAATTGAGCCTCCTGTCAGACTACAGCGTCGAAGTGACTAACGCTCTGGCGGAAAAATAATCGAAAGGTGGAAGGACAAACATGCTGGATCTTAAGTTCGTGCGGGACAACATGGAACGGGTCGCCCAGATGCTTCAGGAGCGGCACATGGACATGGATTTGGAGTCGTTTCGAAAGCTGGATGAGAAGCGACGAGCCCTGCTTAAGGAAGTGGAACAACTCAAGCACGAACGCAACCGAGCTTCCGAGGAGATCGCGCGCCGAAAGCGCGAAGGAGCCGCAGCGGAAGATCTTTTGCACGCCATGAAAGGCGTGTCCCAGCGCATCAAGGAATTGGAATCTGAGCTGGGCGGCATCGAGGAGCGGTTTCGAGAAATTCTCATGTTCATTCCCAACATGCCTCATGAGTCCGTGCCCGTTGGGGCGGACGACAGTGCCAATCCCGTGGTCAAGACGTGGGGGGAACCGCCTCGGTTTGATTTTGAACCCAAAGCCCATTGGGACTTAGGCGAAGCCTTGGGCATCCTGGACTTCGAACGCGCCGCTCGCATGACGGGAGCTCGTTTCACGCTGTATTGGGGGGCCGGGGCCGCTTTGGAACGTGCCCTCATCAGCTTCATGCTCGATGTGCACACAACCCGTCATGGCTATACGGAAGTGCTGCCGCCTTTCATGGTCAACCGCACCGCCATGACCGGCACGGGTCAATTGCCCAAATTTGAAAAGGATCTCTTCAAGCTGGAGGGGTGGGATTATTTTCTCGTACCGACGGCCGAAGTACCCGTGACCAACATTCACATGGATGAAACCCTGGAAGAAGACGACCTGCCCAAATACTATACGGCCTACACGCCGTGTTTTCGATCGGAAGCGGGATCCTACGGCAAAGACACGCGGGGGCTCATTCGGCAGCATCAGTTCAATAAGGTGGAACTGGTCAAACTGGTCAAACCGGAAACGTCTTACGAAGAACTGGAAACCCTGCTGGATAATGCGGAAACCATCCTTCGAGAACTGGGGCTCCATTACCGCGTGGTGGTGCTGTGCACAGGGGATCTGGGATTTTCCGCCGCCAAAACCTATGACATCGAAGTGTGGCTTCCCGGGCAGAATGCGTACCGGGAAATTTCTTCATGTAGCAATTTCGAAGACTTTCAGGCTCGACGCGCCAACATTCGTTTCCGCCGCAAAGGCAAAAAGAAAACCGAATTGGTGCACACTCTCAACGGATCCGGTCTGGCCGTAGGCCGCACGCTCGTGGCAATTCTGGAAAACTATCAGCAGGCCGACGGAACGGTACGGATCCCAGAGGTCTTGCGTCCCTATATGAATGGTCTGGAACGCATCACATCTCGGCGTTAACGCATAAAGAAATTTCACCTAAGGAGCCACAGCGATGACCAAGAGTCAACTCATCGAAGCCCTGGCCAGGGCCGAAGGCATCACATTGAAAGCGGCCGAAGTGGCCGTCAATGTCACGTTCGAAAGCATGGAAAAGGCCCTCATTCAAGGAGATCGCGTAGAAATTCGAGGTTTTGGCAGTTTCAAGGTCAAAAACTACGACGGCTACAAGGGCCGAAACCCCAAGACAGGGGAACTCATCGAAGTGCGCCCCAAGCGGCTTCCGTTTTTCAAAGTCGGCAAGGAACTGAAAGAAAGAGTGGACAAACGATAACCTCCTGAGCATCTCTTGAAACCATTGATGATCCCCGCGGTCCACGCAATGGCTTTCCCCCAACTGCACTAAGCCGTTGCTGAAGGAGGCAAATAGAGCGCCCGCATCAAGCGGGTGCCGATTTTTTCGCCTAGATGCCCATGACCATTTGAAGGCACCGCAGCACGTCGGCGCCCACTTTGCCTTCGGGGTCTTTTTCGTCGCGGAAGACCTCCTGAGGAGTCCAAGAGTCCTGGTAAATCCACACGTGATTTCCCTGTGGCGCCCACACTGCGGGGTTGGTCGGGCCAAAGATCACCAGAGAGGGCACGTCCATGGCCGCGGCCACATGAGAAACGCCGGAATCAACGCCCACAAAAAAGCGCGCTCCACGCAGCAAAGCCGTCAACTTCCTTAAGTCACGGCTGCGATACACGGGCCATCCCCAGGTTCTGGAAAACGCGTCCACGCAAGGCATGAGCCTTTCATCGGCCGGACCCATCAACAAAACCATGGGCGCGCCGAAAAAGCCCGAGCTGACTTCTATTAAGCTTCGCCAGCGGGATATGGGCCAGACTTTTCGAAGCCCACCACTTCCCATGTGCACCACGCCGTAGCCCTTGCACGGAACATTCTTCTGACCGAGCCACGCCGCCACATCCTTCGTCGCCTCAGGATCGGCAGCCAGCTTTGGCCGCCGTTTCGGCAGCGCCAGCCCTAAAGCGGTCATCTGCTGCACCATAAATTCCGTGACCGGCAAAGTGGGCGACGAGTCGGGAAAGGATTGCAGCCAATAAACGGGGCAGGTTAGGCGTTCCTTCAATCGATCCACGATGGGCAGCGCCCCCTTTTGTCCCACCCAAAAAAAGGCCTGACATCGGCGCAAGGCTTCCGGAACCGGAACGGATGCCCAGGCGTCGTCAACAAAAAGAGCTTGCCAAAAGGGCCCGTCACAGGAGGCCAGAGCGCTACAATACGGCTTGCCATACAGAAGGTCTTTGTAGGCCGGCACCGTCCAGAGAAACAGGGGCACGCGAGGAAACACTTCCTGAAAGGCATCCAAGACGGGGGTAAATAGCACAAAATCTCCCAGAGCCCCCTGATGCCAAAATCCCACTGGCAAAGATTCTCGAACCATTTGCATTTCCTTGGGTATGGACCTTTTTCGCGACCTATTTTAGGCTTCATCGCATCAAGGTAAACGAGGACGGCAGAAAAAAACCCGCTCTGAAGCCGGATTTGGCCCGTTTTTCTGTGCCCATGGATCGGGGTATCATGAGTCTGTCAAAAGGTCTGCCACCGCACATGCGACACCATCGCCAACAGTTGATTCCCGGCTGGCGACAAGACCGCATCAGCCACGCCCGGCTGGGAATCGTCGGAGACGGGCCCTACCCGGCGTCATTTTTTCTTGCCGCGGCGTCGGCTCTCGGGGCGAGGCGCTTTCTCATCATCTGCCCGGAACTTCACGAGCCCTTTGTGACCTTGGCTCAAACCTTGGAACCCGCCGTGGAATGGATTCACCTTCGGGGGTGGCTCACCCACCCCGCCCCGGCCGCCTTGTTGACCCCATGTTCGGCACTTGTGGACTTTTCCCAACTGGGACTCACCAACAAGATTCTTTTCAATACCGCTCGGCAACACTGCATTCCGCTCATCACCGTGCGATTCTTGAACGCCCCATGCAAGAGCGGCTTTCGCTTTTGGAGCTACAGCCCCGGCAACGAAACGGCCTTGATCCATGCCATGGTTTCGGAGCGCTCCCTTTCGGCAAAAGCTTGGCAGGATGCGGCCACGGCCATGGCTGCCGCGGGCTTGGCCCTGGAAGAAATCAAACGGGTGCTTTTCGGGCAACCCCACACTACTGTACCCGTAGACTATGTGCGACCGAATCCTCGAACTTCCTTTGACAATTTTCGAGTCGCCGTGGTGGGGGCCGGAGCCCTGGGAAATTTCGCTGCAGCCACCCTGGCCCTGTGCGGATGCCGACATCTCACCCTATTTGATGCCGATCGGGTGGATGTCACCAATTTGAATCGTCAAATCTTTTTCGCTCGCGACGTCGGATCCCCAAAGGCTCCCGCCTTGGCCCATCGGCTGAACACCTTCTTTGCCGTACAGGCTCAAGGCATTCCGCAGGCCGTGGACGACTATACGGATCTTTCGCCCTTTGATGCCATCCTGGATTGCGTGGACAACTTCGAGACGCGAAGGCTTTTGAGTCTGAGGGCTCAGCAAGAAGGCAAAATCCTCATCTCCGGTGGAACCGGCCCGGACAGGGGCCAGGTGGTGGCTTACCATCCTCACCACAGCCGGCACACACCGGCACAGCTTCTGGGTCTGGATAGAATTCTTTCTAGACGGCAAAGAGAAGGGGGAAAAGCGACGTCCCATAAAAGGCTTGTCAAGGAGCGCGCCGTCCACCATGACACGCGGTGGAAGCCCCCTTTGGAAAACACTGCGAAAGAAGGCGCCTCCTGCCTCCTTCAAGCGGATCCATCGGTGGTC
Encoded here:
- a CDS encoding TlyA family RNA methyltransferase encodes the protein MKPRYERLDKILVQRGLVPSREKARGLILAGCVRVDGHTVTQCGRKIPENADVQVHGQDHPYVSRGGIKLAHALDHFNLNVAGLVVMDVGASTGGFTDCLLQRGALKVYAVDVGYGQLAWKLRQDPRVVVLERCNIRHLNPSAIPEPLDGAVVDVSFISLKQVLPKVVTFLKPESFLVALVKPQFEAGREHVNKGGVVKDATVHQAVCQAVANTVESLAFQILGIIPSPILGPKGNREFLLAAIHSPPAQSPVDHTGQFTADGP
- a CDS encoding 23S rRNA (pseudouridine(1915)-N(3))-methyltransferase RlmH codes for the protein MKIHFVFVGKTVFPEMQRGIDRYLKRLDHYVRVEVHVVRAERVGPKADEKMVLEKEGRRIVNLVSGRGVLIVWDEKGTALTSQEYAHVLQRLHHGGHDVWMILGGPLGLSHEVKRTAHHVFSLSAMTFPHDLARLMVAEQTYRALTILRGEPYHKS
- a CDS encoding NifU family protein — protein: MRDQVEKALAKIRPMLQRDGGNVELVDVEGSVVKVRLTGACHGCPMSQMTLKAGVERIIRQEVPSVTEVIAV
- the hpt gene encoding hypoxanthine phosphoribosyltransferase, with protein sequence MNAHRLVLKISKDEIQNRVRALAAQIASDYQGKDLVMVGVLKGAFIFLADLIRSLDMPVEVDFIRIASYGTSTESSGGITLSKDLECSIDGRDVLVVEDIVDTGLTMRWLMGHLQRRNPRTVKICALIDKYERRAVEMPVHYAGFRIPSGFVVGYGLDFAEKYRGLQGIYEVAFDAMVEGSHAG
- a CDS encoding zinc-ribbon domain-containing protein; the protein is MLVSCELCGTKYRVDPKRLHKDKVKARCSRCGHTFVVRRPEEPEPDDFDPSLMAEEETRPSEHEDEEQHDADAAIPVTRPAPQVLRPFTPRERSASKRGILFAVLTIVLLAVAAATYYLYSKGLILQEKDKVEPSAVTSTGMPQVTIDPDIRAYFLENMSAGQIFVVEGKAVNESGGPVSFVLVEGKLYTTEKQPAQIQKAYCGNIMSREELMRLDMTQIQNVMMNREGKDLSNVHIPSMGKVPFMIVFYNLPELSLLSDYSVEVTNALAEK
- the serS gene encoding serine--tRNA ligase codes for the protein MLDLKFVRDNMERVAQMLQERHMDMDLESFRKLDEKRRALLKEVEQLKHERNRASEEIARRKREGAAAEDLLHAMKGVSQRIKELESELGGIEERFREILMFIPNMPHESVPVGADDSANPVVKTWGEPPRFDFEPKAHWDLGEALGILDFERAARMTGARFTLYWGAGAALERALISFMLDVHTTRHGYTEVLPPFMVNRTAMTGTGQLPKFEKDLFKLEGWDYFLVPTAEVPVTNIHMDETLEEDDLPKYYTAYTPCFRSEAGSYGKDTRGLIRQHQFNKVELVKLVKPETSYEELETLLDNAETILRELGLHYRVVVLCTGDLGFSAAKTYDIEVWLPGQNAYREISSCSNFEDFQARRANIRFRRKGKKKTELVHTLNGSGLAVGRTLVAILENYQQADGTVRIPEVLRPYMNGLERITSRR
- a CDS encoding HU family DNA-binding protein: MTKSQLIEALARAEGITLKAAEVAVNVTFESMEKALIQGDRVEIRGFGSFKVKNYDGYKGRNPKTGELIEVRPKRLPFFKVGKELKERVDKR
- a CDS encoding glycosyltransferase family 9 protein, which encodes MVRESLPVGFWHQGALGDFVLFTPVLDAFQEVFPRVPLFLWTVPAYKDLLYGKPYCSALASCDGPFWQALFVDDAWASVPVPEALRRCQAFFWVGQKGALPIVDRLKERLTCPVYWLQSFPDSSPTLPVTEFMVQQMTALGLALPKRRPKLAADPEATKDVAAWLGQKNVPCKGYGVVHMGSGGLRKVWPISRWRSLIEVSSGFFGAPMVLLMGPADERLMPCVDAFSRTWGWPVYRSRDLRKLTALLRGARFFVGVDSGVSHVAAAMDVPSLVIFGPTNPAVWAPQGNHVWIYQDSWTPQEVFRDEKDPEGKVGADVLRCLQMVMGI
- a CDS encoding ThiF family adenylyltransferase, encoding MSLSKGLPPHMRHHRQQLIPGWRQDRISHARLGIVGDGPYPASFFLAAASALGARRFLIICPELHEPFVTLAQTLEPAVEWIHLRGWLTHPAPAALLTPCSALVDFSQLGLTNKILFNTARQHCIPLITVRFLNAPCKSGFRFWSYSPGNETALIHAMVSERSLSAKAWQDAATAMAAAGLALEEIKRVLFGQPHTTVPVDYVRPNPRTSFDNFRVAVVGAGALGNFAAATLALCGCRHLTLFDADRVDVTNLNRQIFFARDVGSPKAPALAHRLNTFFAVQAQGIPQAVDDYTDLSPFDAILDCVDNFETRRLLSLRAQQEGKILISGGTGPDRGQVVAYHPHHSRHTPAQLLGLDRILSRRQREGGKATSHKRLVKERAVHHDTRWKPPLENTAKEGASCLLQADPSVVMSNQIMGALMADALRRILSGEPPGLIFYESMELHGVRLMSVTDTEAQL